A genome region from Methylohalobius crimeensis 10Ki includes the following:
- a CDS encoding RHS repeat-associated core domain-containing protein yields MPEDVTRREYNLTQQLTAILRPDGRRIDVGYDAGGRLSIIVTPLGARSFGYDSATGNLVTLTSEDGERLDYRYHTDLVTAEKYTGEVGGIVGFDYDTERRINQLSVNNDPIAFVYDADGFLTQTGALNLTRDPKSGLLDATALDQVKTTLGYNPFAELATEAATAAGSTVYQTDLSRDALGRITDKTEMVQGGTHHFTYTYDPAGRLTAVHRDGVPTESYTFDANGNRSTKATPAGTTTYTVDAQDRLIEAAGPGGDTTYSYTENGELKAKTGPEGTTTYAYDILGNLRGVTLTDGRAIEYLIDGRNRRIGKKIDGSLVQGFLYQDQLNPIAELDDAGNVIARFVYADKPNVPAYMIKSGVTYRIISDHLGSPRLVINAATGVIAQRMDYDAFGNVILDTYPGFQPFGFAGGLYDPDTGLVRFGARDYDPETGRWTVKDPIGFAGGDANLYSYVVNNPLNFIDPLGLEGSPSGPGLLQVLFPAYTAPISRQPIGDSVDAQLRYANTVNQIRSTAIQSTALPYELGVGGPSGAATGGMCKAFAKKNINKESVRKAACAAGFAAACGQGKLHDLDTIRDDLKMLERISQTSRIRQQTTHLPK; encoded by the coding sequence CTGCCGGAGGATGTCACCCGGCGCGAATACAACCTGACTCAGCAGCTCACTGCTATCCTGCGCCCGGACGGCCGGCGCATCGATGTCGGTTACGATGCCGGCGGGCGGTTGAGTATCATCGTCACTCCCCTGGGCGCCCGCAGCTTCGGCTACGACTCGGCCACCGGCAACCTCGTCACGCTCACGAGCGAGGACGGCGAGCGGCTGGACTACCGCTACCACACTGATCTGGTCACCGCCGAGAAATATACCGGCGAGGTGGGCGGTATCGTGGGCTTTGACTATGACACCGAGCGACGGATTAACCAACTCAGCGTCAACAACGACCCGATCGCTTTCGTCTACGACGCCGACGGCTTCCTCACCCAGACCGGCGCCCTGAACCTGACCCGGGATCCGAAAAGCGGCCTGCTCGATGCCACCGCGCTCGATCAGGTCAAGACCACCTTGGGTTACAATCCATTCGCCGAGTTGGCCACCGAGGCCGCCACCGCCGCCGGCAGCACGGTGTATCAGACCGATCTGTCCCGCGACGCCTTAGGGCGCATCACCGACAAGACCGAGATGGTGCAGGGCGGCACCCACCACTTCACCTACACCTACGACCCGGCCGGAAGGCTGACCGCCGTCCATCGCGACGGCGTCCCCACCGAAAGCTATACCTTTGATGCCAACGGCAACCGCAGCACCAAGGCCACGCCGGCGGGCACCACTACCTACACCGTGGATGCTCAGGACCGCCTCATCGAAGCCGCTGGCCCCGGTGGTGACACCACCTACAGCTACACCGAAAACGGCGAGCTCAAGGCAAAAACCGGCCCGGAAGGCACGACGACCTACGCCTACGACATCCTCGGCAACCTCAGAGGCGTCACCCTGACCGATGGCAGAGCGATTGAATACCTCATTGACGGTCGCAACCGCCGCATCGGCAAAAAGATCGACGGCAGCCTCGTCCAGGGCTTTCTGTACCAGGATCAACTCAACCCCATCGCCGAACTGGATGATGCCGGCAACGTTATTGCGCGCTTCGTCTATGCCGACAAACCCAACGTGCCGGCCTATATGATAAAGAGCGGGGTGACCTACCGGATTATCTCGGACCACCTGGGCAGCCCGCGGCTGGTCATCAACGCGGCAACGGGTGTCATCGCCCAACGCATGGACTATGACGCCTTCGGCAACGTCATTCTCGATACCTACCCCGGCTTCCAGCCCTTCGGTTTTGCCGGCGGACTGTACGATCCGGATACCGGTCTGGTGCGATTCGGGGCCCGGGACTACGATCCCGAGACCGGCAGATGGACCGTCAAGGACCCGATCGGGTTCGCCGGAGGCGATGCAAACTTGTATTCCTATGTTGTAAATAACCCTCTAAACTTCATCGATCCTCTTGGTCTGGAAGGGAGTCCGTCAGGGCCAGGTCTACTCCAAGTATTGTTTCCTGCATATACAGCACCGATCTCGAGACAGCCCATTGGGGACTCGGTCGATGCGCAGCTTCGTTATGCCAACACTGTCAACCAAATACGTAGCACAGCGATTCAGTCAACCGCCTTGCCATATGAACTTGGTGTTGGTGGGCCGTCAGGTGCGGCAACGGGCGGAATGTGTAAGGCATTTGCGAAGAAAAATATTAACAAGGAGAGCGTCAGGAAAGCGGCGTGTGCTGCGGGTTTTGCAGCGGCCTGCGGGCAAGGGAAGCTGCATGATTTGGATACGATTAGAGACGATTTGAAAATGTTGGAGCGTATCAGCCAAACAAGCCGGATACGGCAACAAACGACGCATTTGCCGAAATGA
- a CDS encoding AbrB/MazE/SpoVT family DNA-binding domain-containing protein, whose amino-acid sequence MRVTSKGQVTIPRKVRESMGIQPAETEIEFLQDESGRWYIAKAQPGRKQASRFRTAHGKARTTMSTDEIMALTRGESWPSS is encoded by the coding sequence ATGCGCGTCACCAGCAAAGGCCAAGTCACCATTCCCCGGAAGGTCCGCGAAAGCATGGGCATCCAACCCGCCGAAACCGAGATCGAGTTCCTTCAGGACGAAAGCGGGCGCTGGTACATCGCCAAGGCCCAGCCCGGCCGCAAGCAGGCCAGCCGCTTCCGCACCGCCCACGGCAAGGCCAGGACGACCATGAGCACCGACGAGATCATGGCCCTGACGCGCGGCGAGTCATGGCCGTCATCCTGA
- a CDS encoding tetratricopeptide repeat protein, whose protein sequence is MRNVIQFPETKDKKLSTAISIFWDHTADSALEAFKRLVDEGYDEAFAFIGAIYEFGGKNVARDYAKAKFYYEQSIERFGAVEAYLGLIRIHYYGLGVERDCCKALEYCTLLSEEANHPLANVYIGRIYMEGCCVDKDIEKSKEFFKKAWKRGYVFGLTYLGIAEQKSGHRLLGWLHRIKAGILAFRISRMNINDDRIREL, encoded by the coding sequence ATGAGAAACGTCATTCAGTTTCCGGAAACAAAGGATAAGAAATTATCAACGGCGATTTCGATTTTTTGGGATCACACCGCCGATTCCGCATTAGAAGCGTTCAAAAGACTTGTCGATGAAGGATATGATGAGGCTTTTGCGTTTATTGGTGCGATTTACGAATTTGGTGGAAAAAACGTAGCGCGAGATTACGCAAAAGCTAAATTTTATTACGAGCAGTCTATAGAGAGATTTGGAGCTGTAGAGGCCTACCTTGGATTAATACGAATTCATTATTATGGACTGGGGGTCGAACGCGATTGCTGCAAGGCACTTGAGTACTGCACGCTTCTTTCGGAAGAGGCAAATCACCCACTTGCTAATGTTTACATTGGCAGGATCTACATGGAAGGCTGCTGTGTGGATAAAGACATAGAGAAGTCAAAGGAGTTTTTTAAGAAGGCTTGGAAGCGCGGTTATGTATTCGGGCTGACGTATCTGGGGATCGCGGAACAAAAATCTGGCCATAGGCTACTAGGTTGGTTGCACAGGATAAAGGCGGGAATTTTAGCGTTTAGGATTAGTCGGATGAACATCAACGATGACAGAATCCGTGAACTATAA
- a CDS encoding type II toxin-antitoxin system VapC family toxin codes for MAVILIDSCVVTDLADPDSAWFDWSASMLERLDRDNTLVINPIIYAECSVGFERIEDVEDLFGHLGFAMRPLPRESLFLAGKAFLRYRRRKGQKGNVLPDFFIGAHAAVAGFRLISRDKGRFSTYFPSVELILPESTGGMN; via the coding sequence ATGGCCGTCATCCTGATCGACAGCTGCGTCGTCACTGACCTGGCCGACCCGGACAGCGCCTGGTTCGACTGGAGCGCCTCGATGCTGGAGCGGCTGGACCGGGACAACACGCTGGTCATCAACCCGATCATCTACGCCGAATGTTCGGTCGGCTTCGAGCGCATCGAGGACGTGGAGGACCTGTTCGGGCATCTGGGCTTCGCCATGCGCCCGCTCCCGAGGGAATCCCTGTTCCTGGCCGGCAAGGCCTTCCTGCGCTACCGCAGGCGCAAGGGCCAGAAAGGCAACGTGCTGCCGGATTTCTTCATCGGCGCCCATGCCGCCGTGGCAGGCTTTAGGCTGATCTCGCGCGACAAGGGCCGCTTCAGCACCTACTTCCCGAGCGTGGAGCTGATCCTGCCCGAATCCACCGGCGGAATGAACTGA
- the purL gene encoding phosphoribosylformylglycinamidine synthase → MTTLLQLAGPRALSEFRRTKLTQDLQARIPGITAVAARFVHFLECRRALSADKRKVLARLLDYGPAAHAGFDGESFWVVPRPGTISPWSSKASDILKTCGLEAVERIERGVEYRIAADVPLRDRRQLLLPLYDRMTEILLAENEEADLFSHRPPAPLITIPLLAEGRAALEQANRELGLALSDDEIDYLIESFTELGRDPSDAELMMFAQANSEHCRHKIFNARWTIDGTPRDHTLFQMIRHTAESSPDGLLSAYRDNAAAIEGPVTEVFLRDAEHRYGYVEEPAPILMKVETHNHPTAISPDPGAATGAGGEIRDEGATGRGGTPKAGLTGFSVSHLRIPDFIQAWEAHDPGKPGRIVSALDIMLEGPIGAAAFNNEFGRPNLAGFFRTFEQAVPGSDGRELRGYHKPIMLAGGLGNMCRDHIEKRDIPAGALIIVLGGPSMLIGLGGGAASSQASGASAEALDFASVQRANPEMQRRCQEVIEHCRALGRDNPILSVHDVGAGGLSNAVPEIIHDCLKGGKFELRRIPCADTGLSPMQIWCNESQERYVLAIHPDSLARFESLCERERCPMAVIGCATGKEILRLHDQPSDTYPVDLPMELLFGKPPKMHREVAHVPPRAPIFNPLSPTPLPEGEGARIAPTPLTEGEEARTVPTPLPQGEGPGVRVDWAEAADRVLRFPTVASKSFLITIGDRSVTGLVARDQMVGPWQVPVADVAVTASGFRAHTGEAMALGERSPVAVIDAPASGRMAVGEALTNLAAAPIADIGAVKLSANWMAACGHPGEDAALFDTVKAVGLELCPALGIAIPVGKDSLSMKTVWRDDRGEKTMTAPVSLIVSAFAPVTDVRATLTPELKNDPDTLLMLIDLGQGRNRLGGSILAQVYGGLVPVDVGEGSPHPTLPPLGGGQGRGGVSTFYGATSNLFDSFTPDLEDPELFKAFFQTIQTLNREGHLLAYHDRSDGGLLAAVAEMTFAGRCGAAIDLTPLGDDPLAALFCEELGAVIQIRRQDLESIRTKLTQAGLGQISHVIGSPDSRQKLRIQHQGRTLLDASRARLQQTWAETSYRMQALRDNPDCARQEFEAIADDADPGLHARLSFDPQEDISAPFVHTRSPRVAVLREQGVNGHVEMAAAFDRAGFEAVDVHMSDILTGRMGLESFAGLAACGGFSYGDVLGAGSGWAASILFNPQARSQFEAFFNRPETFGLGVCNGCQMLAQLKELIPGANHWPRFVRNRSEQFEARLSLVEILPSPSILLQDMAGSVLPVAVNHGEGRAQFEGDPQSVLDAGLASLCYVDHRDRRTEAFPFNPNGSPLGITGLTTDDGRFTIMMPHPERCFRTLQHSWHPADWGEDGPWLRMFRNARVWVG, encoded by the coding sequence ATGACTACCTTGCTCCAATTGGCGGGCCCCCGCGCCCTTTCCGAATTTCGACGGACCAAACTGACTCAGGACCTCCAAGCCCGGATTCCCGGGATCACCGCCGTGGCGGCGCGCTTCGTTCATTTTCTGGAATGCCGGCGGGCATTGAGCGCCGACAAACGCAAGGTTCTGGCGCGCCTGCTCGACTACGGTCCCGCAGCCCACGCCGGATTCGACGGCGAGTCCTTCTGGGTCGTTCCCCGCCCCGGCACCATTTCCCCCTGGTCCAGCAAAGCCAGCGATATTCTTAAAACCTGCGGCTTGGAGGCGGTGGAACGCATCGAGCGGGGCGTTGAATACCGCATCGCCGCCGATGTGCCGCTGCGGGACCGGCGCCAGCTGTTGCTCCCCCTCTACGACCGCATGACCGAAATTTTGCTGGCGGAGAACGAGGAAGCGGACTTGTTCAGCCACCGTCCGCCCGCCCCCCTAATCACCATTCCCTTGCTCGCCGAGGGCCGCGCTGCCTTGGAACAAGCCAACCGGGAATTGGGGCTGGCCCTTTCCGACGACGAAATCGACTACCTGATCGAAAGCTTCACCGAATTGGGGCGGGACCCCTCCGACGCCGAGTTGATGATGTTCGCCCAAGCCAACTCGGAACACTGCCGCCACAAGATCTTCAACGCCCGTTGGACCATCGACGGCACCCCCCGGGATCACACCCTGTTCCAGATGATCCGCCACACCGCCGAGTCCAGCCCCGACGGCCTCCTGTCGGCCTACCGGGACAACGCGGCCGCCATCGAGGGACCGGTGACGGAAGTATTCCTGCGCGACGCCGAGCATCGCTATGGTTACGTCGAGGAACCGGCGCCGATTCTGATGAAGGTGGAGACCCACAACCACCCCACCGCCATTTCTCCCGATCCCGGCGCAGCCACCGGCGCCGGCGGCGAAATCCGCGACGAAGGGGCCACCGGCCGCGGCGGGACGCCCAAGGCGGGGCTGACCGGGTTTTCCGTCTCCCACCTGCGCATTCCCGATTTCATTCAAGCCTGGGAAGCCCACGATCCCGGCAAACCGGGACGGATCGTCTCCGCCCTCGACATCATGCTGGAAGGCCCCATCGGCGCGGCCGCCTTCAACAACGAATTCGGCCGGCCCAATCTCGCCGGCTTTTTCCGCACCTTCGAGCAGGCGGTTCCGGGCAGCGATGGACGAGAACTGCGCGGCTACCATAAACCCATCATGCTCGCCGGCGGCCTGGGCAACATGTGCCGAGATCATATCGAAAAACGAGATATTCCTGCCGGCGCCCTAATCATCGTCCTGGGCGGCCCTTCCATGCTCATCGGCCTGGGGGGCGGGGCGGCCTCCTCCCAGGCTTCCGGCGCCTCGGCCGAAGCACTGGATTTCGCCTCGGTGCAGCGCGCCAATCCGGAAATGCAGCGCCGCTGTCAGGAAGTGATCGAGCATTGCCGGGCCCTGGGCCGAGACAATCCGATCCTGTCGGTGCATGACGTGGGCGCCGGCGGGCTCTCCAACGCGGTCCCGGAAATCATCCACGACTGCCTCAAGGGCGGCAAGTTCGAACTGCGCCGGATTCCCTGCGCCGATACCGGTTTGTCCCCCATGCAGATCTGGTGCAACGAATCCCAGGAACGCTACGTCCTGGCCATTCACCCGGACTCCCTGGCGCGATTCGAATCCCTGTGCGAACGGGAGCGCTGCCCCATGGCGGTGATCGGCTGCGCCACCGGCAAGGAAATTCTCCGTCTTCACGACCAGCCGTCCGATACCTATCCGGTGGATCTTCCCATGGAGCTTTTGTTCGGCAAGCCGCCGAAAATGCACCGGGAGGTGGCGCATGTCCCGCCCCGGGCGCCGATTTTCAACCCCCTCTCCCCAACCCCTCTCCCTGAGGGAGAGGGGGCAAGAATAGCCCCAACCCCTCTCACTGAGGGAGAGGAAGCAAGGACAGTCCCAACCCCTCTCCCTCAGGGAGAGGGGCCAGGGGTGAGGGTGGATTGGGCGGAAGCGGCGGACCGGGTGCTGCGCTTCCCCACCGTGGCGAGCAAAAGCTTTCTCATCACCATCGGCGACCGCTCGGTGACCGGTCTGGTCGCCCGCGATCAAATGGTCGGCCCGTGGCAGGTGCCGGTCGCCGATGTGGCGGTGACCGCCTCCGGCTTCCGGGCCCATACCGGCGAAGCCATGGCCCTGGGAGAGCGGAGCCCGGTGGCGGTGATCGACGCGCCCGCCTCCGGCCGGATGGCGGTGGGGGAAGCCCTCACCAACTTGGCCGCCGCCCCCATCGCGGACATCGGCGCGGTCAAGCTGTCGGCCAATTGGATGGCCGCCTGCGGCCACCCGGGGGAAGACGCCGCCTTGTTCGACACGGTCAAGGCGGTGGGACTCGAGCTCTGTCCCGCCCTGGGCATCGCCATTCCGGTGGGCAAGGATTCCCTGTCCATGAAGACGGTGTGGCGCGACGATCGCGGGGAAAAGACGATGACCGCGCCGGTTTCCTTGATCGTCTCCGCCTTCGCCCCGGTCACCGACGTGCGCGCCACGTTGACGCCCGAGCTTAAAAACGATCCCGACACCCTGCTGATGCTGATCGATTTGGGCCAGGGACGGAATCGTTTGGGCGGCTCCATTTTGGCGCAGGTGTATGGCGGGTTAGTGCCTGTGGACGTGGGGGAGGGTTCCCCCCACCCAACCCTCCCCCCGCTGGGGGGAGGGCAAGGGAGGGGGGGCGTCAGCACCTTTTACGGCGCCACCTCTAACCTCTTTGACTCGTTCACACCCGACTTGGAAGATCCCGAGCTATTCAAAGCCTTCTTCCAAACCATCCAGACACTCAACCGCGAAGGACATCTGCTCGCCTACCACGACCGCTCCGACGGCGGCTTGCTCGCCGCCGTGGCCGAGATGACCTTCGCCGGCCGTTGCGGCGCGGCAATCGATCTGACGCCTTTGGGAGACGACCCCTTGGCCGCGCTGTTCTGCGAGGAATTGGGCGCGGTGATTCAAATTCGCCGCCAGGATCTGGAGTCGATCAGAACGAAACTGACCCAAGCGGGACTGGGGCAAATCAGCCATGTGATCGGCAGCCCCGATTCGCGACAGAAACTCCGCATTCAGCATCAGGGCCGAACCCTCCTGGATGCCTCCCGCGCCCGGCTGCAACAGACCTGGGCCGAAACCAGCTACCGGATGCAGGCGCTGCGGGACAATCCCGATTGCGCCCGGCAAGAATTCGAGGCCATCGCCGACGATGCCGACCCCGGTCTCCACGCCCGTCTGAGCTTCGATCCCCAAGAAGACATCAGTGCTCCCTTCGTCCATACCCGAAGCCCCCGGGTCGCCGTCTTGCGCGAACAAGGCGTAAACGGCCACGTGGAAATGGCGGCGGCCTTCGACCGCGCCGGCTTCGAGGCGGTGGACGTTCACATGAGCGATATTCTGACCGGCCGCATGGGACTGGAAAGCTTCGCCGGCCTTGCCGCCTGCGGCGGCTTTTCCTACGGGGACGTGCTGGGAGCCGGCTCGGGCTGGGCGGCCTCCATCCTGTTCAATCCCCAGGCTCGGTCCCAATTCGAGGCCTTCTTCAACCGTCCGGAAACCTTCGGCCTGGGCGTCTGCAACGGCTGCCAGATGCTCGCCCAGCTCAAGGAACTGATTCCCGGCGCGAATCACTGGCCGAGATTCGTCCGCAACCGGTCGGAACAATTCGAAGCACGCCTGTCATTGGTGGAAATCCTGCCTTCCCCGTCCATCCTGCTTCAGGACATGGCCGGCTCCGTTCTGCCGGTGGCGGTGAACCACGGGGAAGGCCGCGCCCAGTTCGAAGGCGATCCTCAATCGGTCCTCGACGCCGGCTTGGCATCCCTGTGCTACGTGGATCACCGCGACCGGCGCACCGAAGCGTTTCCCTTCAACCCCAACGGCTCCCCCTTGGGGATCACCGGGCTGACCACCGACGACGGCCGCTTCACCATCATGATGCCCCATCCGGAGCGCTGCTTCCGTACCCTACAGCACTCCTGGCATCCGGCCGATTGGGGCGAGGACGGACCGTGGCTGCGGATGTTCCGCAATGCCCGGGTATGGGTAGGCTAA
- a CDS encoding FG-GAP-like repeat-containing protein has product MLRVGGVAQDFRAFVEPLRSAQRHAVTFDARDLPTGRYPYELMLTSHYPQSIVGSRVAGQVLVNNQRQSPIGAGWQIPGIARLVDTELAGGLLLRAEDGGLRSFRVGANNGELLLPAGVFPVGDTAVSITWGDFNNDGHPDIATSNRKTDDVSILLGNGDGSFQPERRVAAGNGPQFITAHDLNGDGILDFVVTHYFDGVSVLLGNGDGTFQQQPQFAPKGALAVAVADFNGDGIPDLATANGSADDVSVLPGNGNGTFGAEQRFPVGSRPFSIIAVDFNGDGIVDLAVANSSSDDISVLLGNGDGTFQQESRFVTGIHPISIAAEDLNGDTVPDLVTANNAFGDISVFIGNGDGSFREQLNIDAGGGPLGISVEDINGDRVPDLIRANGNSDDISILLGNGDGSFQAESRFPIGNGHVPDGIAVVDINGDGRADIATSNFTSDNVSVLLNQTDPARLSGPAGDFTTIERQPDGTFIRFFPDGSRTHFNAEGLQTSAVDSNGNTTSFAYNGQQHLVSITDPAGLVTQLRYIGDRLSEIEDPAGRITRFAHDGDGNLIRITNPDGSTRQFNYDSQHLLTAQTDERGQVTEYSYDATGRLTMARLPDGAERTITPSRTRALVAKPETTSVANPSPAVLASDVKSRFTDGEGRTQAFKTDQLGRITQRTDPAGLTTIIDRDADGNPTKTAFPDGSVLDATFDPRGNLTSFSDTVRGGSRSFEYEAVFNRPVTATDSLGNTTALAYDERGNLTQLTTPSGRTLALAYDAKGLVTQSTDPLGTVRQFQYNDQGNLTGLIEGEGEQQRITNITYTPEGYVDTITDAEGRTTDFDYDAHGRLTGQTLPDRRVIRLAYDEAGNLVTVTRRVGRTTASTTTPRTSKPPTTHPTAACRRMSPGANTT; this is encoded by the coding sequence TTGCTCCGTGTCGGCGGCGTCGCCCAGGATTTCCGCGCCTTTGTCGAGCCGCTGCGAAGCGCTCAGCGCCACGCCGTCACCTTCGATGCGCGCGACCTTCCGACCGGGCGCTACCCGTATGAACTGATGCTCACCAGCCACTATCCACAATCGATTGTGGGCAGCCGCGTTGCCGGCCAGGTGCTGGTCAACAACCAGCGCCAAAGCCCCATCGGCGCCGGCTGGCAGATTCCCGGCATCGCCCGGCTGGTGGATACTGAACTTGCCGGTGGGCTCCTGCTGCGAGCCGAGGATGGAGGATTAAGAAGTTTTCGGGTTGGAGCAAACAATGGGGAATTGCTTCTTCCCGCCGGAGTTTTCCCTGTGGGTGACACAGCAGTCTCCATTACGTGGGGAGATTTCAACAACGATGGGCATCCGGATATTGCGACAAGTAACAGGAAGACGGACGACGTCAGTATTTTGCTCGGAAACGGGGATGGGAGTTTTCAGCCGGAACGGCGCGTCGCGGCAGGAAATGGCCCGCAATTCATAACAGCGCACGACCTTAACGGTGATGGCATATTGGATTTTGTGGTCACCCACTACTTCGATGGTGTAAGTGTGCTACTTGGAAACGGTGATGGCACATTTCAACAACAACCGCAGTTTGCTCCGAAAGGAGCGTTGGCTGTCGCTGTGGCGGACTTCAATGGCGATGGTATTCCAGACCTAGCGACCGCAAATGGTAGCGCGGATGATGTGAGTGTCCTGCCGGGGAATGGAAATGGCACGTTCGGGGCGGAACAGAGATTCCCTGTGGGCAGCAGACCGTTTTCAATTATCGCCGTGGATTTCAACGGCGATGGCATCGTGGACTTGGCGGTGGCGAATTCATCTTCGGACGACATCAGCGTGTTACTAGGCAACGGGGATGGAACATTCCAGCAAGAATCCCGTTTTGTCACTGGCATCCATCCCATATCAATTGCTGCCGAGGATTTGAATGGCGACACTGTTCCGGATCTGGTTACCGCCAATAACGCATTTGGTGATATCAGCGTATTTATCGGAAATGGCGATGGCTCATTCCGGGAACAGTTGAACATTGATGCCGGTGGTGGCCCGCTGGGAATCTCGGTCGAGGATATTAACGGTGATCGAGTACCGGATTTGATCAGGGCGAATGGTAATTCCGATGACATCAGTATACTGCTCGGCAATGGGGATGGAAGCTTCCAGGCGGAGTCACGCTTTCCCATCGGCAATGGTCATGTTCCTGACGGCATTGCAGTGGTGGATATCAATGGAGATGGCCGGGCTGATATCGCAACCTCGAATTTCACTTCCGATAATGTCAGCGTACTTCTTAATCAGACGGATCCGGCCAGGCTTTCCGGACCCGCCGGCGATTTCACCACCATCGAGCGCCAGCCGGACGGCACCTTCATCCGCTTCTTCCCCGACGGCAGCCGGACACACTTCAACGCCGAAGGGCTTCAAACCTCGGCGGTCGACTCCAACGGCAACACCACAAGTTTTGCCTACAACGGCCAGCAACACCTGGTTTCGATCACCGACCCGGCCGGCCTAGTCACCCAGCTGCGCTATATAGGAGATCGCCTGAGCGAAATTGAAGACCCAGCCGGTCGCATCACCCGGTTTGCCCACGACGGTGACGGCAACCTGATCCGGATCACCAACCCCGACGGCAGCACCCGACAGTTCAACTATGACAGCCAGCACCTTCTGACCGCCCAGACCGACGAACGCGGTCAGGTGACCGAATACAGCTACGACGCCACCGGCAGGCTGACCATGGCGCGCCTGCCCGACGGCGCCGAGCGCACCATCACCCCCAGCCGGACCCGGGCGCTGGTGGCCAAACCGGAAACCACCTCGGTGGCCAACCCGTCGCCGGCGGTTTTGGCGAGCGATGTTAAAAGCCGCTTTACCGATGGCGAAGGCCGAACGCAGGCCTTTAAGACCGACCAACTGGGCCGGATCACTCAGCGCACAGACCCAGCCGGGCTGACCACCATCATCGACCGCGACGCCGACGGCAACCCCACAAAGACTGCCTTCCCCGACGGCAGCGTGCTCGACGCCACCTTTGATCCGCGCGGCAACCTTACGAGTTTCAGCGACACCGTCCGCGGGGGCTCCCGGAGCTTTGAATACGAAGCGGTCTTCAACCGTCCCGTCACCGCCACCGACAGCCTGGGGAACACCACCGCACTGGCCTACGACGAGCGCGGCAACCTCACCCAACTGACCACACCGTCTGGGCGCACGCTTGCGTTGGCCTACGACGCCAAAGGCTTGGTCACCCAAAGCACCGACCCGCTCGGCACGGTGCGCCAGTTCCAATACAACGACCAGGGCAACCTCACGGGCCTGATTGAAGGCGAAGGCGAGCAGCAACGCATCACCAACATCACCTATACGCCCGAGGGTTACGTCGATACGATCACCGACGCCGAAGGCCGCACCACCGACTTCGACTACGACGCGCACGGCCGGCTCACCGGCCAGACCCTGCCCGACAGGCGGGTCATCCGATTGGCCTACGACGAAGCCGGCAATCTCGTGACGGTAACCCGCCGGGTCGGCCGGACCACCGCTTCGACTACAACGCCGCGAACCTCGAAGCCGCCTACGACCCACCCGACAGCGGCCTGCCGGAGGATGTCACCCGGCGCGAATACAACCTGA